The region CTTTGCAAAATTGGAAGCGGAACGTGCCAACGATTTTCGCTCGCTCAAGTTCGCGTCTTTTTTCACAACCGAATTTTTCTTAACTTTTTTCGCGAGAGCCATATTTGAAGGCGGGAATTACCTTACAATACCATGGCGTTTCAAAACACTCCATTTCAGTTTAATTGACCAATGGCTTGCGCCCGGAACCGGTGGCGCGTTACCTTATCTTTGCAAATGCGTGGCATGTTTAAATGAGCTTGCCATTGCCACGCGGCGGCGCTTAATCATTTTTGTTATGACCAGACGTGAATTTTTTCGCAACACCTCGATTGGCACTTTGGGCATCCTGGCTTTCTCCGCGCTCGCCGATACCGCCGGGCTCTCCGCCCCGCTCCAAAATTTCCACGGACAGGAAATCTTCGAGCGCATCGTCAGCAAGGCTTCCGCCGAAAACTGGCGGCGCCTCCCCATCGGTGAACTGATCGGCAAGATCGCCATGGAATTCAAGGGCACGCCTTACGTCGGCTTCACGCTGGAAGTTTCGAAGGACACCGAAGCCTGCGTCGTCAATCTCACCGGCCTCGATTGCGTCACTTTTTTTGAAGATTCGCTGTGCATGGCGCGCATGCTCAAGCGCGGAAAAAGTTCGCCGGAGGATTTGCTCGCCGAGGTGCAATTCACCCGTTATCGCGGCGGCAAAATCGGCGACTTCACCTCGCGCCTGCATTACACCACCGATTGGTTCGTGGATAACGCGCAGAAAGGCGTGATCAAAATTCTCACGCCGGAATTGCCCGGTGCGGAACCCTTCACGC is a window of Verrucomicrobiia bacterium DNA encoding:
- a CDS encoding N-acetylmuramoyl-L-alanine amidase-like domain-containing protein, yielding MTRREFFRNTSIGTLGILAFSALADTAGLSAPLQNFHGQEIFERIVSKASAENWRRLPIGELIGKIAMEFKGTPYVGFTLEVSKDTEACVVNLTGLDCVTFFEDSLCMARMLKRGKSSPEDLLAEVQFTRYRGGKIGDFTSRLHYTTDWFVDNAQKGVIKILTPELPGAEPFTQKVGVMSAHPANYRQLAAHPDLVAKIRATEAEINARSLKYLPMDKLAADEHLLQTGDIVGVCTTAAGIDIGHTGLCIKDSEGVVHFMDASSSRKNMKVTFETDIAKCLNWSTKLTGVMFARPLEVTSAA